The following are from one region of the Microbacterium sp. BK668 genome:
- a CDS encoding peptidoglycan-binding domain-containing protein, whose amino-acid sequence MKTPRRRVARLLLPALVLVAGSVALAGCAGEVSGVDVAQARVAAKEKAVAEAEEDFAAASAEFCGASRAYITALDRYGDVITSTAPTVGDVRDGGADLAEPRDDALQGAQAAVEAQQALVTAEQELAVAQTALAAAEAEASGAAAPEAGDEPDEPSAQGSATPLAPAATVDRVRQAEEQFAQAQAGISDDTPLTEASEQFNSAAVALEMAWIRLFVDAGCLTDERRLEAEEAARAYTAALQQDLTTAGYYTGAVDGIYGPLTVQAVEELQKASGLPVTGTVDKATAEALQAALAAAGGAAADASLASTAAIQQTLKLLGFWDGPVDGVWTPELTEAVKACQVELGVEPTGTVDAATVAAFQRAVADLTESLASPDPDEPQPEPSPEESESTDE is encoded by the coding sequence GTGAAGACTCCTCGCCGCCGGGTCGCGCGTCTGCTTCTTCCCGCTCTCGTCCTCGTCGCCGGATCGGTCGCCTTGGCCGGCTGCGCCGGCGAAGTGAGCGGCGTGGACGTCGCACAGGCGCGGGTGGCCGCCAAGGAGAAGGCCGTCGCGGAGGCGGAAGAGGATTTCGCGGCAGCGTCCGCAGAGTTCTGCGGTGCGAGCAGGGCCTACATCACGGCCCTCGACCGGTACGGCGACGTGATCACATCCACCGCGCCGACCGTCGGCGACGTGCGGGACGGCGGAGCGGATCTGGCGGAGCCGCGTGACGACGCGCTGCAAGGAGCGCAGGCGGCCGTCGAAGCGCAGCAGGCCCTCGTGACAGCCGAGCAGGAGCTGGCCGTCGCTCAGACCGCGCTCGCGGCTGCCGAAGCCGAGGCATCCGGCGCCGCAGCCCCCGAGGCCGGCGACGAGCCGGACGAGCCGTCTGCCCAAGGGTCTGCCACGCCGCTGGCCCCGGCTGCGACCGTCGACCGGGTGAGGCAGGCCGAGGAGCAGTTCGCGCAGGCGCAGGCGGGCATATCCGACGACACGCCGCTCACGGAGGCCTCCGAGCAGTTCAACAGTGCGGCCGTCGCTCTCGAGATGGCATGGATCCGCCTGTTCGTGGATGCGGGGTGCCTCACCGACGAGCGGAGGCTGGAGGCCGAGGAGGCGGCACGGGCCTATACGGCCGCGTTGCAGCAGGACCTGACGACCGCGGGCTACTACACGGGCGCCGTCGACGGCATCTACGGCCCGCTGACCGTTCAGGCGGTCGAGGAACTGCAGAAGGCGAGCGGGCTTCCCGTCACGGGGACCGTCGACAAGGCGACGGCAGAGGCGCTGCAGGCCGCGCTCGCCGCGGCCGGCGGCGCCGCCGCGGACGCCTCCCTGGCGTCGACGGCGGCGATTCAGCAGACGCTCAAACTCCTCGGGTTCTGGGACGGACCCGTCGACGGCGTCTGGACGCCGGAGCTCACCGAAGCGGTGAAGGCCTGCCAGGTCGAGCTCGGAGTCGAGCCGACGGGGACCGTGGATGCCGCCACCGTCGCGGCGTTCCAGAGGGCCGTCGCGGATCTCACGGAGTCGCTCGCGTCACCCGACCCCGACGAGCCGCAGCCGGAGCCCTCGCCCGAGGAGAGCGAATCGACGGACGAGTGA
- a CDS encoding aldo/keto reductase: MTTSVTLSNGLRMPQLGLGVYLVSDPAVCEASVRTALRAGYRLLDTAFAYRNEAAVGRGIRSSGVPREDIFVTTKLWPSDYAYEKAEAAIGGSLARLDCGPIDLLLLHQPVGDVRGAWRAMEEAVDSGVVRSIGVSNFTTDDLGELLPAARIRPVVDQVELHPHWQQPDLLPFLEREGIAAEAWYPIGHGSRKLLDESAIVSAARAHGKSAVQVILRWHIQRGFVAIPKSTDPAHIAANIDVFDFALTPGEMADIDALGRARPMFRVPRWLLSAVLPLARPRPRP, encoded by the coding sequence ATGACGACCAGCGTCACGCTCTCCAACGGGCTGCGGATGCCGCAGCTCGGCCTCGGGGTCTACCTCGTTTCGGATCCCGCCGTGTGCGAGGCGAGCGTCAGGACCGCCCTTCGGGCGGGATACCGGCTCCTCGACACCGCGTTCGCGTATCGGAACGAGGCCGCCGTGGGACGCGGCATCCGTTCGTCCGGAGTTCCGCGGGAGGACATCTTCGTCACGACGAAGCTCTGGCCGTCGGACTACGCCTACGAGAAGGCCGAAGCGGCGATCGGCGGCTCGCTCGCGAGGCTCGACTGCGGTCCCATCGATCTGCTGCTGCTGCATCAGCCGGTCGGCGACGTGCGCGGAGCGTGGCGGGCGATGGAGGAAGCGGTCGACAGCGGCGTGGTGAGGTCGATCGGAGTGAGCAACTTCACGACCGACGATCTCGGAGAGCTGCTTCCGGCGGCGCGCATCCGGCCTGTCGTGGATCAGGTCGAACTGCATCCGCACTGGCAGCAGCCCGACCTCCTGCCCTTCCTGGAACGGGAGGGGATCGCCGCCGAGGCGTGGTACCCGATCGGCCACGGGTCGAGGAAGCTCCTCGACGAGTCCGCCATCGTGTCGGCGGCGCGGGCCCACGGCAAGTCGGCCGTCCAGGTGATCCTGCGCTGGCACATCCAGCGCGGATTCGTCGCCATCCCGAAGTCGACGGATCCCGCCCACATCGCGGCCAATATCGACGTCTTCGACTTCGCGCTGACCCCCGGCGAGATGGCCGACATCGACGCGCTCGGCAGGGCCCGCCCCATGTTCCGGGTGCCGCGATGGCTCCTGTCCGCGGTCCTCCCGCTCGCCCGACCCCGCCCTCGCCCCTAG